In Daucus carota subsp. sativus chromosome 4, DH1 v3.0, whole genome shotgun sequence, one DNA window encodes the following:
- the LOC108217253 gene encoding BTB/POZ domain-containing protein At5g03250 has protein sequence MASLKLGTKPEAFQRDGLTWQCTTGLPSDVTIKIGEMSFHLHKFPLLSKCGLLAKQFGELPSGDGSILELQLSDLPGGAKAFELIAKFCYGVKIELTAVNIVIVRCAAEYLQMNEDVGEGNLISHTDAFLNEIFGNWTDSLKALETCEEVLLYAEKLHIVRRCINSLAMKACADSQLFDRTGCNDSNETDSDILWSGISTATKAQQMGERWWYEDVSYLGLAFYKRFIQAVESVGMKPENIAHSLVVYAKRYIPLMNRHSSFKGANSAKSGNNVSTPSEADQRALLEEIVELLPSQKGGVQTKFLVRLLRTAMLLQASPTCRENLEKRVGAQLDQASLDDVLIPNLGYSVETMYDIDCFQRILDYFLSTEQISSMAYSPSIVEENQLAESSDSLMAITVVANLVDAYLADVAPDVNLKFPKFQSLGASVPDYARPLSDGMYRAVDIYLKAHPWLTDMEREQICRLMNCQKLSLEASTHAAQNERLPLRVIVQVLFFEQLRLRTSISGWFYVSDNLENLQAPPLSKNDGSRQVGAGGVDDMKERVMEIEKDCRDMKEELRRLVKKKRRWSFFGIWRSQKCRNL, from the exons ATGGCGTCTTTGAAGCTTGGTACAAAACCTGAAGCATTTCAGCGTGATGGCCTCACCTG GCAATGCACAACAGGGCTTCCAAGCGATGTCACCATTAAGATCGGAGAAATGTCATTCCATTTACACAAG TTTCCGTTGCTGTCTAAATGTGGACTACTGGCAAAGCAATTTGGGGAATTGCCTAGTGGTGATGGATCCATACTGGAATTACAACTTTCTGATTTACCCGGTGGAGCTAAAGCATTTGAGCTTATAGCCAAGTTCTGCTACGGGGTCAAAATTGAGCTTACTGCTGTAAATATAGTTATTGTAAGGTGTGCAGCTGAATACCTTCAAATGAATGAAGATGTTGGAGAAGGAAATCTTATTAGCCATACTGATGCTTTTCTCAATGAAATATTTGGAAATTGGACAGACTCGCTTAAAGCTCTTGAGACCTGTGAAGAAGTTCTTCTGTATGCAGAAAAGCTTCACATAGTAAGAAGATGCATTAATTCCCTGGCAATGAAAGCATGTGCTGATTCACAGTTATTTGATCGGACTGGGTGCAATGATAGTAATGAAACAGACTCCGATATATTGTGGAGTGGAATATCAACTGCTACGAAGGCACAACAAATGGGTGAACGGTGGTGGTATGAGGATGTGTCCTATCTTGGGCTAGCTTTTTATAAAAGGTTTATCCAAGCGGTTGAATCAGTAGGCATGAAGCCTGAAAACATTGCTCACTCTCTTGTGGTTTATGCAAAAAGATATATACCTTTAATGAATAGGCATTCAAGCTTTAAGGGTGCAAATAGTGCAAAATCAGGAAATAATGTTTCAACACCTTCCGAGGCAGATCAGAGGGCTCTCCTTGAAGAAATCGTGGAGTTACTTCCCAGTCAGAAAGGAGGAGTGCAGACTAAGTTTTTGGTGAGGCTACTTCGCACCGCGATGCTCTTACAAGCAAGTCCAACATGCAGAGAAAATCTAGAAAAAAGGGTGGGTGCACAGTTGGACCAAGCGTCTTTAGACGATGTTCTAATTCCAAATTTGGGCTACTCAGTGGAGACTATGTATGACATTGACTGTTTTCAAAGAATTCTGGATTACTTTTTGTCAACAGAGCAGATTTCTTCCATGGCATATTCTCCAAGTATAGTTGAGGAGAATCAGTTAGCTGAAAGTTCTGATTCACTGATGGCAATTACAGTGGTAGCTAATCTGGTGGATGCTTATCTTGCTGATGTGGCACCAGATGTTAATTTGAAATTTCCAAAGTTTCAGTCTCTCGGTGCTTCAGTCCCTGATTATGCCAGACCACTGTCCGATGGCATGTACCGCGCCGTTGACATATATCTGAAG GCGCATCCTTGGCTCACAGACATGGAGCGAGAGCAAATATGCAGGCTCATGAATTGCCAAAAGCTTTCACTGGAAGCAAGCACCCATGCAGCACAAAACGAAAGGTTACCTCTCCGTGTCATTGTGCAGGTTCTGTTTTTCGAACAACTTCGGCTACGTACATCAATTTCTGGGTGGTTTTATGTATCCGACAATCTTGAGAACTTGCAAGCACCACCACTCTCCAAAAATGATGGTTCCCGCCAAGTGGGAGCTGGTGGTGTGGATGATATGAAAGAACGCGTTATGGAGATTGAGAAGGACTGTCGGGATATGAAGGAGGAGCTTCGGAGGCTGGTGAAAAAGAAACGAAGATGGAGCTTTTTTGGCATATGGAGATCGCAGAAGTGTAGGAACCTCTAA